CTATCCCAGCACTTATACCATAGGCTAGATTAGGCGATATAGCCCTCAAAACCCTCTCCCTAATGCCTGACCAGGCTGCGAGGAGAAAGATCAGGCCGTCTATGAATACAGCGAATATAGCTGCATATAGAGCTACCATCGCAGCCTCCTCACCCCTTATACCCATGCCCATGAGCACGGATGTGAATGCAGGGATCACGGAGAAGCCTATGAAGGAGTTCTCACCCATCCCAGGGGCCATTGCAAATGGTAGCCTTGCGTAGAGAGCCATCAATATGGATCCGAATGAGGCAGCCAATATAGTAGCTGTTGCTATCCCAACCTTAACGCTATTCACAAGAGCAACCTGATCAGGCGATAGAGTTTGAACCCCTAAGGCGCTCTTCAAAGCTATCTCAAAGCCGGATCCAACTATCAGGGGGTTTACAAAGATTATATAGGCCATGGTTAGAAACGTTGTTATACCTGCGATAACCTCTCTCTTAAGATCAACCTGCATCTTCTCAGGGGCTAGTAGTTGGAGCAACTTACTCAACTTATTTCCCAATTCATGTAAATTCTAGGGGGCTTATATATGTAGGCGATCATAGATTTCTGCGAAACATTTACATGAACATGTTAAAAATGGTTGTGCTTAGAAAGAGATATGCAGGATAATAACCTCTATACCCACTAGATATTAGGGAGATTTGGTGGAGAGGATCAGCGGGTCAGAGCTTGTGAAGAGGATGAGCGAGCTTCTAAAAGCAGGGGCTGCGATGCTTGCAGAGACATGCCCATCATGTGGCTCACCCCTCTTCAGGCTAAGGGGTGGGGAGGTTATATGCCCACTCCACGGCAAGGTATTCCTGGTTAGAAGTGAGGAGGAGGCTAGCACGGCATCGGTGATATCTGTACTATCTAAGATAGAGGATCTCGCATCTGTCAAGATGATGGAGCTGGTTAAAAGGCTATCAACCAATAACGACCCCCTCGACCTCGAGTCGCTCTCTAAATGGCTTGAGATAGTTCAGAGGATCCAGGAGATAAAGAGAAGCCTACTCCTCACACAGGTTCAGCAGACACAGCATAGAAGGCAGGCTGAGGAGAAGCGCGGAAGGGAAGAATAGAGATTTAATATTTATAACCCACTTTAGATGTAATCCCATCCAGCATCTTATTCCTTGGGTAGTACTCGTAGCTCCATGGGTTTTGGGCTCTTCTCTATATCTCCTTCTATGTATAAATATCTATTTGGTGGGTATGCTAGCATCCATTATGGATGGCGAGCTCAGAACCTTGAGGGGGAGGGTTGAGGAGGCCCTTGCAAGGTATAGGAGGGTTAGGCTTGGTAATAAGCCTAGATGGTTTGATTTAAAAGGGGTTAGGAGGAGCTCCTCAGTTGCCTCAGACTCCTCCTTCCTAGGTGTGCTAACTAGATATGCCTTCATCTATGGTATTAGAGCCTTTTCAGCCCCATTCACAGGTTCTTCGGAGGATGTTATTAGATATGGCAGGTATCTAGCTAAGTTCGATGTTCTCGAGCTCCTATCTAGCTTTGATGATGAGGGCTCAAACCCTTATAGGGATAGGAGGGGCGTTGTTCACCACATTGCTAAGGATCTCGAGGTTTCATCTGCCAAGGCTGTTATAGATTCCATGGGATCTCCGCCGGATCTTGTTCTCTTCGACGGCTCTCTAAGATCTTTCTTCTATAATAGGTTCAGAGGTGGGGATGAATTCTCAGAATCCCTTAGGAGGAGCTGGCTCGAGAGGGTTGAGGCTCTTGAGAGGATATCGAGGATCTCTAGGGTTGTCTTCATCTCTAAAGTACATACGAGGCAGATCCTATCTAGGTTCTTAAAGCCCGAGGTGGATGGTAAACCTGTTGTGGTGCCTGACTATGCCTTGATAGATAAGATCCTTGAGGGGAGGTCTAGAGAGCCGGGTTTTCTAGAGCCTATAGAGGTTAGCGAGGGTAGTGTGGGTGTTAGATATACATTAACCTATGCGATACTAGCTAGGGGGGCACCTGCCTACCAGATCACGATGCCCGGCTCCCTCTCAGCTGAGGAGATCTCTGAGGTGCTTGAGATGCTTAGATTCCACAGCGCACCAGGCTATCCAGAGCCTCTTAGGCAGTGTCATTATCATAGTAGGATAGGTAGGAAGGAGTTTCTACAGCTATTGGGGGCATATGGTGTTAGGCTTGAGAGTGGTAGGGAGGTGCTTGGAGAGCTATGAGCGCCCCTATACTTGGTAGGGTCCTCAGATCTAGATCTCCATCGTATTGCGAGGTATATTCAGACTATCCAATGCCCGTGGGCTCCTATGTATATGCCGAGTTCAAGGTGATTGACAGGGCTACGGGGTTGCAGGCTGTTAGAAGGGTTGTTGGGGTTGTTTCTAACAGCAGCTACTCCCCGATCTTTGAGAGGCCATCTATAACGGATCTCAGGGAGGATATTCCGAGGGATTATAGCGTCCCCTCTATATCCATTATAGATGTATATGTTATAGCTGATATCTCTGGCAAGAGGCCTGAGACCCCTAGATACCCGATACCCCCTGGAACAGCTATCTACCCAGCTCCCCCAGAGTATCTCAGGATCCTCTATGAGCTCCCTGAGGAGGGCTATATAAGGCTTGGATCCCTCTCCGAGTATGGTGGGATAGAGATAAGGGTGAGGGTTAACGAGCTCTCCAGGCACCTCCTAATAACAGGGGCTACCGGGTCTGGGAAGAGCAACACGGTTGCTATTATAGCGGATAGGCTTTCAAGGCTCGGGGCTCCGGTAGCTATATTCGATGTACATGGTGAGTATGTTGGTCTCCAGCCCGAGGATGGCGATTCAACTAGGGTGAGGGTCTATAGCGCTGTTATAAGCCCCTATAAGATACCTCCGAAGATACTGGCTTCAATGGTGATAAGGGATCCAGCTGCTACTAAGCAGAGGAGGCTTCTAGCAAGGGCTCTTAGAAGGCTTAACAAGGCTATTGCTGATAAATGCTCTAAGGGTCTCGGGGTATCATCTGCTGTTAAGGAGATCCTTGTTGAGAGGAGGATACAGCTTGATAGGATCCTTGGTGAGGATGTTAGGGGAACCCCTGAGGAGATCTATCTAGCCCTCCTCATAAACGAGATCAACTCTGTTGCTAGGGAGCATGGGGATGCCTTTGATAGCAAGGTTGTGAATAGCGCTATTGAGAAGGTTGAGGGTTTCTTCGAATCCTCACCACTAGATCTAG
Above is a genomic segment from Sulfolobales archaeon containing:
- a CDS encoding NCS2 family permease: MSKLLQLLAPEKMQVDLKREVIAGITTFLTMAYIIFVNPLIVGSGFEIALKSALGVQTLSPDQVALVNSVKVGIATATILAASFGSILMALYARLPFAMAPGMGENSFIGFSVIPAFTSVLMGMGIRGEEAAMVALYAAIFAVFIDGLIFLLAAWSGIRERVLRAISPNLAYGISAGIGLFITFIGLSLAGLVHAGAGTPVSFNVRAFVEPSSIIAIAGFIMASILYIKRFSPAFLVTIVVLTIVGLIAGLVSIPQNMLEIPSFSTSIIPVFPTALRAYIELIALAFPVAFSLFLVEFFDGIGT
- a CDS encoding Sjogren's syndrome/scleroderma autoantigen 1 family protein; the protein is MERISGSELVKRMSELLKAGAAMLAETCPSCGSPLFRLRGGEVICPLHGKVFLVRSEEEASTASVISVLSKIEDLASVKMMELVKRLSTNNDPLDLESLSKWLEIVQRIQEIKRSLLLTQVQQTQHRRQAEEKRGREE
- a CDS encoding DNA double-strand break repair nuclease NurA, whose product is MLASIMDGELRTLRGRVEEALARYRRVRLGNKPRWFDLKGVRRSSSVASDSSFLGVLTRYAFIYGIRAFSAPFTGSSEDVIRYGRYLAKFDVLELLSSFDDEGSNPYRDRRGVVHHIAKDLEVSSAKAVIDSMGSPPDLVLFDGSLRSFFYNRFRGGDEFSESLRRSWLERVEALERISRISRVVFISKVHTRQILSRFLKPEVDGKPVVVPDYALIDKILEGRSREPGFLEPIEVSEGSVGVRYTLTYAILARGAPAYQITMPGSLSAEEISEVLEMLRFHSAPGYPEPLRQCHYHSRIGRKEFLQLLGAYGVRLESGREVLGEL
- a CDS encoding ATP-binding protein, with translation MSAPILGRVLRSRSPSYCEVYSDYPMPVGSYVYAEFKVIDRATGLQAVRRVVGVVSNSSYSPIFERPSITDLREDIPRDYSVPSISIIDVYVIADISGKRPETPRYPIPPGTAIYPAPPEYLRILYELPEEGYIRLGSLSEYGGIEIRVRVNELSRHLLITGATGSGKSNTVAIIADRLSRLGAPVAIFDVHGEYVGLQPEDGDSTRVRVYSAVISPYKIPPKILASMVIRDPAATKQRRLLARALRRLNKAIADKCSKGLGVSSAVKEILVERRIQLDRILGEDVRGTPEEIYLALLINEINSVAREHGDAFDSKVVNSAIEKVEGFFESSPLDLEAPRVVDMIEPGRIAVIDVSTLSDDQKAWVLKLYADELLNHLKEGIEKPGSRVPTIFIVEEAPLFLPSDSSTPAKESLQRFAREGRKFGGVLGVVSQRPRSLDPNVASQLQNFVFLKLVQEEDRRAVMNIADALEDTLAEILPSLPKGRAIVMGEWVGRFPVLVDIDMHSGKRRGATPDLYGIWRSRVRSGEPREERFEI